One window of Trifolium pratense cultivar HEN17-A07 linkage group LG5, ARS_RC_1.1, whole genome shotgun sequence genomic DNA carries:
- the LOC123884441 gene encoding putative glucose-6-phosphate 1-epimerase — protein MNNEKDKTVSSSSPSFTLSKGINGLDKILLRESRGSSAEVYLYGGHVTSWKNDHAEELLFLSSKSIFKPPKAIRGGIPICFPQFSNLGPLESHGFARNRIWTIEDDPPPFPTNNLSKAFVDLILKPSDEDMKIWNHSFEYRLRVALGPGGDLMLTSRIRNTNSDGKPFSFTFAYHTYLSVSDISEVRVEGLETLDYLDNLQNRERFTEQGDALTFESEVDKIYLSTPTKIAIIDHEKKRTFVLRKDGLPDAVVWNPWDKKAKSMADFGDDEYKHMLCVEAANIEKAITLKPGEEWKGRLELSAVPSSYCSGQLDPQRVLQGS, from the exons ATGAATAACGAAAAAGATAAAAccgtttcttcttcttctccttcctTCACCTTATCCAAAGGTATCAATGGTCTCGATAAGATTCTTCTTCGCGAGTCTCGTGGTTCTTCCGCTGAG GTTTACCTGTATGGTGGTCACGTGACTTCTTGGAAGAATGATCATGCTGAGGAATTGCTTTTTCTCAGTAGTAAG TCTATATTTAAGCCTCCTAAGGCCATTCGCGGAGGGATTCCAATATGCTTTCCACAA TTTTCAAACCTTGGACCCCTGGAATCACATGGATTTGCTAGAAATCGGATTTGGACCATTGAAGACGATCCTCCTCCTTTTCCAACAAATAATTTGAGCAAAGCCTTTGTTGATTTGATTCTTAAACCCTCTGACGAAGACATGAAGATCTGGAATCACAG TTTTGAGTACCGTCTGAGGGTAGCTTTGGGACCAGGGGGAGATTTGATGTTGACGTCTCGGATTCGGAACACAAACAGTGACGGGAAGCCATTTTCGTTCACATTTGCTTATCATACTTATTTATCGGTATCAGACATAAG TGAAGTTCGGGTAGAGGGATTAGAGACCCTGGATTATCTTGACAACTTGCAGAACAGAGAACGCTTTACTGAACAGGGGGATGCTTTAACTTTTGAATCAGAA GTTGACAAGATTTATCTTAGTACTCCTACAAAGATTGCAATTATTGATCATGAAAAGAAGAGGACATTTGTTTTGCGTAAAGATGGCCTTCCTGATGCTG TGGTCTGGAATCCTTGGGATAAGAAAGCAAAGTCTATGGCTGATTTCGGTGATGATGAGTATAAGCACATGCTTTGCGTAGAGGCTGCTAATATTGAAAAGGCTATCACTTTGAAACCTGGAGAAGAATGGAAAGGAAGACTAGAGCTCTCAGCTGTTCCATCTAGTTACTGTAGTGGCCAGCTTGATCCCCAGCGAGTTCTTCAGGGCAGCTGA